One region of Primulina tabacum isolate GXHZ01 chromosome 17, ASM2559414v2, whole genome shotgun sequence genomic DNA includes:
- the LOC142531745 gene encoding RING-H2 finger protein ATL46-like, translating to MEGLRVQKWSSGHAHLKISWIQRLVYKKDGILTYPSSSSLGAGSNFLKESSPPPSPPASKINPAVLFIVVILALLFFIAWLLHLLVRFLTKNQSSSDSDINLEASTSDTLERQLRQLFHLHDSGLDQGFIDALPVFSYKEIVGPKEPFDCAVCLCEFLEMDQLRLLPMCSHAFHIKCIDTWLMSNSTCPLCRGTLFDPDFSIENPVFDFDDFREEDECPGYRENAFPVIRKRVEIEEVAKEKGVFPVRLGKFKRIDDMDGEIGGETSSSKLDARRCYSMGSYQYLLGDVNLTVSVTQDWMVPHAKIGNRMDRTSDPSAEESTEGKKITVGTKTDSYSLSKIWLWSKKEKFGSSSDAHFDHPSSLNKDLPWIRITEAI from the coding sequence ATGGAGGGACTGCGAGTACAGAAATGGTCTTCTGGGCATGCCCATTTGAAAATTTCTTGGATTCAGCGTCTAGTTTATAAAAAAGATGGAATTTTGACATATCCATCTTCTTCTTCATTGGGTGCTGGCAGTAATTTCCTTAAAGAATCGAGCCCCCCTCCATCTCCACCTGCCTCTAAAATTAACCCTGCTGTTCTATTTATTGTTGTCATTTTAGCACTTCTTTTCTTCATTGCCTGGCTTCTCCACTTGCTTGTTAGATTTCTCACCAAGAACCAATCATCCTCTGATTCCGATATAAACTTAGAGGCTTCAACATCTGATACCCTTGAGAGACAGCTGCGACAGCTCTTTCATTTGCATGATTCTGGTCTAGATCAAGGTTTTATCGATGCGCTGCCCGTGTTTTCGTATAAGGAGATTGTGGGTCCGAAGGAGCCGTTTGACTGTGCAGTTTGCCTGTGCGAATTCTTGGAGATGGACCAGTTAAGATTGCTTCCGATGTGTAGTCATGCCTTTCATATCAAATGCATTGATACTTGGCTGATGTCGAATTCGACATGTCCTCTTTGCAGGGGAACCCTTTTCGATCCCGATTTCTCCATTGAAAACCCCGTGTtcgattttgatgattttaggGAAGAAGATGAATGTCCCGGTTATAGAGAGAATGCATTCCCAGTTATCCGGAAGAGGGTGGAAATTGAGGAAGTTGCTAAAGAAAAGGGGGTTTTCCCTGTTAGGCTTGGTAAGTTTAAAAGAATTGACGATATGGATGGGGAGATAGGAGGTGAAACAAGTAGTAGTAAATTGGATGCTAGAAGGTGTTACTCAATGGGTTCGTATCAATACCTGCTCGGTGATGTGAACCTTACGGTGTCGGTGACCCAAGATTGGATGGTTCCTCACGCAAAGATAGGTAATCGGATGGATCGAACAAGTGATCCTTCAGCCGAGGAGAGTACAGAAGGGAAGAAAATAACTGTAGGTACAAAGACTGATAGCTATTCTCTTTCCAAGATTTGGTTGTGGTCAAAGAAGGAGAAATTCGGAAGTTCTTCTGATGCCCATTTTGATCATCCATCTTCTCTAAACAAGGACTTACCATGGATTCGTATAACAGAAGCCATTTGA
- the LOC142530644 gene encoding uncharacterized protein LOC142530644 yields the protein MAAIQVQAAPDFSPKESDSSEDMQEATFFGRGCCCFWNFPCFTSRESNNWERISTSEKEQENVGRHWWDKGSNVLKKVREWSELVAGPKWKTFIRRFNRTAGRAKPGKFQYDPFSYALNFDDGLGKNVQCEDERAFRNFSSRYAPSKGGSMDTGKDHSPSFT from the coding sequence ATGGCCGCCATTCAAGTGCAGGCGGCCCCGGATTTTTCCCCCAAAGAATCCGATTCGAGTGAGGATATGCAGGAAGCCACATTCTTCGGCCGAGGGTGCTGCTGTTTCTGGAATTTCCCGTGTTTCACATCGCGAGAATCGAATAACTGGGAGCGGATTTCGACGTCGGAGAAGGAACAGGAGAATGTCGGCAGACATTGGTGGGATAAAGGTTCGAACGTCTTGAAGAAGGTGAGGGAATGGTCGGAGCTCGTGGCGGGTCCGAAATGGAAGACCTTCATTCGCCGGTTCAATCGGACGGCTGGCCGGGCCAAGCCTGGGAAATTCCAATACGATCCTTTCAGTTATGCCTTGAATTTCGACGACGGGCTGGGGAAGAATGTTCAGTGCGAGGACGAACGAGCCTTCCGGAACTTCTCGTCTCGATACGCGCCGAGTAAAGGAGGATCCATGGACACGGGGAAGGATCATTCGCCGTCGTTCACATGA